One Rosa chinensis cultivar Old Blush chromosome 5, RchiOBHm-V2, whole genome shotgun sequence genomic region harbors:
- the LOC112202730 gene encoding V-type proton ATPase subunit C-like, protein MASRYWVVSLPVQNSASSLWNCLQDQISKHSFDTPLYRFNIPNLRVGTLDSLLSLSDDLLKSNNCVEGVSHKIRR, encoded by the exons ATGGCGAGCAGGTACTGGGTGGTGTCTCTGCCTGTCCAAAACTCGGCGTCGTCTTTATGGAACTGCCTCCAGGATCAAATCTCCAAGCATTCCTTCGACACTCCCCTCTACAGA TTCAATATTCCCAATCTCCGCGTCGGAACCCTCGATTCTCTTCTCTCCCTCAGCGACGATCTCTTAAAG TCCAACAACTGTGTAGAGGGTGTTTCTCATAAGATCAGGCGTTAG